The genome window TGTCTGCTTTTGTGCATTTGCATAGTAAAAATTGTCCCGCGTCGGTGCTGTTTGGCACGAAAATTATCTAAGATCGCCTCTGATTAATTATGCCAACGTAGCCATGCTCTTTTAAAATTTAGTACAAAAACAATGATTAATCTTCACTAAAACCATAAGACTATGAACACGAAAACAATGTATCTGGCATTATCACTTTTGATTTCGGCTGGATCGCTCATGGCACAATCCACGGCCACGCAGAAACAGGGAACAGAATCGAAACAGAAAGCCGCAACGGGCAGCCAGACCAGTAAGCAGGCACAGCAGAATAAGGGAGGAAGCGTAACCAGTGAGGCAACCACCGGCACCCCGCCCACGCATATCGACAAAACGAACAGCGTCCCGGCTGCCAGCAATCCGCAAAATACTGGTGTAAATTCAGCCAACAGGAAAAAATCGGGATCAACTGTCCAGGGTGGCAAGGACACAACGGGCAAAGGTTCCAGCAAATCTGGTCAACGGCCGGGAAATAGATAAAGTAAAATATGGCGGGCCGCAAGGGATTTCTTGCGGCCCGCCATATTTTAAATACACTAATATTGCATTGAGTATAGTCGGGGCGGTCAATGTTTATGGGCCGGGGAATCACTTTTATTTGTGATAACCAGTTGCCTGATCTCACCTTTCTCCCAGGCATTTGCGCCTGGATCAACCGCAGGAACGGGGATGTCCTTTCTGTTCTGTTTTTTCTTCTGTGACGAGATATTGAATCGCTTATCGCGATCAGCCAAAATGCCCGCGTTGAGTTGCCCTTCTTTCGTAAACCCCATCATGATCATTGGGGAACCAACAGGCAGTTCTTTTTCGAGATCGGTATGCCAGGTGTGGATGGTTTTGCCATAGGTAGATACCAGTTTTTCCATGAGCTCGTGTTCTGCAACTTCCGGTATGCCCGGTGCAATGAGTGATCCGGAACTGACTTCAAAGTGATGACTGTGCCATAATTTCTTCTCTTCCGGACTCAGGCGAGCAAACATTTTCGCGGTAATGATATATTCGACCCCCATGATCTTGGCATCCTTCCCGTTGCCATCAAAAATAATGGCCTGGTAAACATCCTCATTAATCTGGTTCACGTAATGGTGAGCCTCCATTTGTGAATTCATATTTCCATTGTAAAAATGGAACCCATCCAGGTAAGCATTGAACCCTTTCAGCGGGGTTTTATCCTGTATCAAATCCGCCCCTACATTTAGAGTCTTGTCTTTCGCAGACTTTTCATCGCCGGGCGCTTCCACATTCGATGATGAGTTTTTACCACCACAGCTTAGCAGGGCCAGTGTTAACGCACATAACGGAATGAGTTTATTCATGGTTTATCCAATTTGAATCAAAGAGTTTTCTACATTATATAACGTCTCGTTTTACCGGCAAGGCAATCTGTTTCTGCCAGTAAATAATCAGGATTGGCGACAGGAGCTCCAAAGCCAGAAAGCCGGTTATAAAAAGAGGCGGAACACCCAGATCGTAGATCGATATTAATCTTCCGATCCCGCCCAGCCATACTGCACCGCAAACTACCCTGAAAGCGAATGTTTCTTTTTCTATAACCGGTATAACGCAATAGAAAGAAACGGCCACGGCAACGGACATGGCATTCAGGAAGCGAAGGTTACTATCCAAAACCAGGTCAGCAGGCAGCGCCTCAGAAAAAAGCGGATTGCGGATCCCCGACAACCCTATAAGCCCGGATACCAGCGGGGCAACAGCCAGAATTCCAATAACGGCCTGAAGCGCTTTCTTGCTTTTGAACATAAGTTAAATTGTAGATTGTTAACTGCGTTCCAGCGGGCTCTCCTGGGTTTCATGCGACGAGCGGGACGTTAGCAGCCCAGCCGTTGTTTCAAACAGGCCCAAAATAACGTGTGGCAGGTAAACCTGGTCTGCAAACCCGAGAATCCAGGGCGATGCAGCCAGCAGCAGACCTGTAACCACGTCCACATTCAAGTGTACATGCATGGGTAGGCTGCGGACCATGCCCCCTTCGTAGTCAGTAAAGAGTGACATCGTAATGGACATCGCTCCTACCGCAATCAGGACCCAGGTGGCAGCCGGAACTTCGTTGAAACCAACTATCCAGGGCATTGCTATGAACAAAATGCTCGTCGAATAATCGATGATGCTGTGTAATTTGGTGCTGATCATTTTCATAGGATGAAGTGTTTAGTCTGTGACAGATCGAATAGATCGGTGCTTTACTAAAAATTATGCCAGCAGAATTGCAAAAAAAAGCTGGCGGCCACATCCGTGACCGCCAGCCTCAAAAACGCTTACCAAAAATTATTTTGTCCTATCAAGCGTTTTAACATGCTCGGCATGTGCTTTGATCACCGGCAAAGTTTTGTCGATGAAAGCTTTCAGCTCTGCGTCTTTCACTTCTTTCTGCGCATCTTCGAAAAGTTTCACTGTTGCATCGTGATCCTTCTTCATTTGCGATATATAAGCTTTATCAAAATCGCTTCCGGTTTTGCCGCCAAGGTCAGCAGCTGCTTTTTGTTTCTCTGCATTTGGCGCAGCAGGCAGCGTGATATTCTTGTTACCGGCCAACGTTTTAAGCTCATCATTTGCTTTTGAATGGTCTGTGATCATTTGTTTTGCAAATTCCTTCACTTTTGGGTCGGTTGCTTTGTCGGCTGCAATTTTGCTCAATGCAACTTCCGCCATTCCTCCATTCGCTGCCTCTACGGCAAATTCAGCGTCATCTTCGGCAACGGCCGATGCGGAGTCGCTTGCAGCAGTGTCGGCAACAGCCTCATTGGTGCTGTCTGCTAATTCGGTAGTGTCCGTGGTGTCGGTAGATTTGGATCCGCAGCCCCATAGCATTGCTACGGTTGCCAGCGCCATAAATGTTGATGCAATTTTCATTAGTAATGATTGTTTAAGTGGTGATAAAACTGCGTGCCGGACTTACCAGCACAGGTCACAACCCAATGTAAAAAAGCATGCCTACCACGTGACAATCACAATGAAGCCAACATTATCCTTGAAAAAGCCATTTGTGCATCGGGCCAATTATCAAATTGTTAAGCTTTGCAAATCCATCTGCTCCTCGATTGCCGGTATCTATTTTTGTTTTTCAACACTCAAAACATTAAGATGAAAAACAAACCTTTACTCGCACTGACAATGCTGTCGGTAGCCCTGAATAGTTGTACGGATCATTTTCCGCAGGAGCCGCAAACGCCGGTGGCATTTAAAGAAGTGGCTTCTATTGACCTTGGAGGAACCGCTGCGTCCGAAATCTCAGCATATGATCCTGCATCGCGCCGGCTTTTCACGGTGAACAATGAGTCTGCTGCAAAAGTAGATGTAATGGATCTTTCCGCATTTCCGGTCGTATCCAAGTTGCAATCCATCGATATTTCCTCACTGGGTGGCGTTGCCAACAGCGTTGCCGTGTCCGACGGGAAACTGGCGATTGCGTTGGAAGCAACCAATAAGCAGGCAAACGGAAGCGTAATTGTGATAAATACGGCTACGCTGGCGACGATCAAGCAAGTTACTGTTGGCGCGTTGCCTGATATGGTTACTTTTAGTCCGGACGGAAAATACATTGTAACGGCCAACGAAGGTGAGCCAAATGCAGATTACACGGTTGATCCTGAGGGCTCTGTTTCTATTATTAATGTTAATGAGAATTATAGCGTAAAAACTTTGTCGTTTGGCTCATTTGCTTCGTCTTACAACCAGCTGGCTGCTGACGGCTTCCGTGTTTTCGGTCCGGGTGCCAGCTTTGCACAAGACATTGAGCCCGAATACGTTGCGATTTCGGGTGATTCTAAAAAAGCTTTTGTAACACTACAAGAAAACAACGGTATCGCTGAACTGGATCTGACTTCCGGAACAATTTTGAAGCTGCACCCGCTCGGCACAAAGGACATCAGCAAACTGGTGAACGCAATGGATGCCAGCGATAAAGACAGCAAAGTAGCATTGGCTACCTGGCCTGTAAGATCATTCTACCTGCCAGACGCGATCGCGCCATTCAGCGTGAACGGCTCGGACTATCTGATTACAGCCAACGAGGGCGATGCCCGCGAGTACACTGCCTTTGACGAGCAGAAGCGCGTTAGCGCACTTAAACTTGACGCTACTGCGTTCCCGGACGCGGTTAACCTGCAAAAACCTGAAAATCTTGGGCGTCTGCGTGTAACCAGCACGCGTGGTGATATCGACAATGATGGTGATTACGACGTGCTATATGGCTTTGGCGGTCGTGGATTCAGTATTTTTAATGCTGCCAGCGGTCAATTGGTTTTTGACTCCGGAAGCATGCTGGAACAGGAGGCAATTCAGGCTGGTATTTATGATGATGACCGCTCGGATGACAAAGGCGTTGAGCCGGAAGGTGTCACAATAGGCATGATCGATAATAAGCCCGTTGCTTTCATTGCACTTGAACGTGTGGATGCTGTTGCGGCCTATGACCTGAGCAATCCCATGGCTCCCAAATTCCTTCAGATGATCAAAACCGGGGATGCTCCCGAAGGCGTTCTCTACATTGCACCGGCAAAGAGCCCAAATGGCAAAGGCGTGCTGGTAACAAGCAATGAAGGCGATGGAACAGTAAAGTTCTATCAAATCTGATTGGCGCAAAGGTTCTATTCTGCGCAATGCTCCTGTTTTTTGGATAAATTCCTTCTAAGATTTTGTCTGTACGGCTCTGTCAGAATGAGCCGTACAGACAAAACATTTGAGCCGTGCAGGCAACTCGTCATATGGTGCGAAAGCTGAACTTTGCATCATGAAAAACATCAAAAAAATTCAGTTGGGCCAGAACGGCCCGTTTGTGTCCAAACTTGGTTTGGGCTGTATGCGTATGTCTTCCGTGTGGGGCGGACCTACACCTGACGAAACAGAAAGTATCGCAACGATCCATGAAGCTTTGGATAGCGGCATTAATTTTCTGAACACCGGAGACTTCTATGGCGCCGGGCATAACGAAATGCTGATAGGCAAAGCCATCAAAGGAAGGCGGGACGACGCTTTTATCAGCGTAAAATTCGGTGCCATTTTTCACAATGGCCAGTGGCTGGGAATGGATCTGCGTCCCATCGCGATCAAGAATTTCATCAATTACTCTTTGACCCGCCTGGGCATTGAGACCATTGACCTCTACCAGCCAAGCCGGATGGACGACAGCGTGCCTGTGGAAGACATTATCGGCACAGTCGCCGATCTGGTTAAGGAAGGCAAGGTTCGTCACATTGGCGTGTCGGAGATCTCTGCTGATCAACTTCGTAAAGCTAATAACACCCACCCGATAAGCGCGCTGGAAATTGGCTATTCGCTGGCCGAACGTCAGATCGAGACTGAGCTGCTCCCGACTGCAAAAGAGCTGGGCATTGGCGTTGTGGCATTTGCCAGCACTGCGGAAGGGTTACTGACTGGTGAACTGAAAGCACCGCTTGCGACTGACGATTACCGCAACCATTTCTCCCGTTTTCAAGGCGAGAATCTCGTCCATAACCTGCAAAAAGTCGAAGTATTAAAGCAACTGGCGTCTGATAAAGGCTATACACCCACACAGCTTGCCATTGCCTGGGTGAATGGGCAGGGTGATCATATGATGCCATTGGTAAGCATGAGCCGCAGGTCGCGTTTGCCGGAGAATATGGCTGCCATGGATATTGTGTTTTCGTCGGAAGAAATGAACACCTTAAACACTACTTTTGCAATCGGTGCTATCCTTGGGGGCACTTACTTACAACGCTAAATGACCAGTCCAGCAGAAATTCTCCCCGGTGTTATCTTTTACTCCTACCTTTCTACGGAACGGAGAGAGAAGGTCTGTTTCTGGAACCACCATACATTGGTATTGCAGGTTTCAGGACAATTCGTGTTGGAAACGTCTTCCCAGAAGATCTCAATGACCGGAGGAGAATTGCTACTGATCGGCAGAAACCAGCTGGGCACGCTCACCAAAACTCCCGGACTGGCAAGTCCCGGACTGGCAAGTCCCGGACTGGCAAGTCCCAGACTGGCAAGTCCCGGACCCGAAGGTTCCGCGCTGGCAGGTCCAGGGCAAGCATATCCCGGACCCGAAGGTTCAGTGCCTGGCGCTCATTATGAAACCATTGTAATATCCCTGCAGGAAGAACTGCTTCGGCGGATTGTGCTGGAAGAAAAAATTGAGGCGGATCAGAAATATGTGGGTCCGCCCAATATGCTGATCCCGTTAAATGAATTCCTGCAGGGATATTTTCAATCCATCGTTCCCTACGCCCGAAACTCGGGAGCGGCTATGACGGACGAAATGGGTATCCTGAAAATAAAGGAAGGAATCAAATTGCTACTTCTTGCGGTTCCCACACTCCGCAACTTTTTATTTGACTTTTCAAGCCCTGGTAAGATCGACCTGGAACGGTTCATGCTGAATAACTTTCATTTCAATGTCCCTGTTGAAAAGTTTGCACAGCTGACCGGCCGTAGCCTGGCAGCATTCAAGCGAGATTTCCTGAAAACATTCGGAGCTCCGCCTCGTCAGTGGCTGCAAGACAAAAGGCTGAACGAAGCCAAACATTTGATCGAAACCAAACACGAAAAGCCCTCAGCCATTTACCTGGATCTGGGATTCGAAAGCCTTTCCCATTTCTCCCATTCCTTCAAGAAAAAGTTCGGCATAGCACCAACCGCACTGAATTATCGCTTTTCTCCAAAGTAAATTCAATCTTTGCCATTCCTATCTAATCACGTTTTCTAATCCATAATATCCTGCAATCACGTCTTAATCAAAAAAAGTAAATTCAACTTCAAGAAATGTTACCTAATTAGCTAACTTTGTGTCCTGTTTAACATTGTTGAATGAGCACACACTTTATTAGGGATATCTTCTATTACGAAAGATATTATCTGGACTTCTTTGAGGGGCTGAAACCCGATGTTCGTAAAAAATTTAACTGGACATTGCAGCTCATTGCGACCATTGACAAAGTGCCTGACAAGTATTTCAAGCACATGTCCAACTCGACTGGAATTTATGAAATCAGAGTTGAGGTCGGGTCGGATATTTACCGTGTTTTCAGCTTTTTTGACAAAGGAAACCTGATTATACTGCTCAACGGCTTTCAAAAGAAGTCACAAAAGACACCTAAGAATGAACTCGCTTTGGCAGAAAAACTAAAAAAACAATACTTCGATGAAAAACGGGACTCTAGATAAGAAACTTACATCTTTTTCCGAGCATCTGGACGATCAGTACGGACAGCGTGGAACGGCAGGAAGAGAGGAATATGAAGAAGAATTTGAGGCTTTCAAATTAGGCGCTATGATTCAGGAATTGCGAAAAAAACAAGGTTTAACCCAGGAACAACTTGCTGACAGGTGTGGTACAACGAAAACATATATTTCCCGCATTGAAAATAACGCCAGTGATATCCGACTTTCAACTTTGATGCGGATTGTCAGAGAAGGCTTAGGGGGCAACTTGAAACTGAGTGTGACAAGTTAGTTTCTGCGATAAAGCTCTGACTTCCTTTCCATCAACACTTCCCTTTGTCAACACTGCCCATTACTCCCCTCCAACCCCTCCCCCTCGCAGCTTTCCCCCCACACGACTGCAAAATACCCGTTCCGTAAAACGTGTTTTTACCTGCTTGCGCCAGATTACCTGATTTGTAAATAGGGTAATCTGACGCTTAAAAACGGATGCGCTTGAATATAATTTTGGTTAGATAAAAAATAACAAAATGAACATTACCAGCGGATCAGAATCGCACGGCTTTGCCTCTTCCTGGACTGCTTAATGTTGAAAATACGTCAATTTTTTTGATGAAAGGAGGTGCGCTATGGGCTAGTTTAATGATTTACTGATAACGTTTTCACCCGATATTTTCCGGATAAAAAGTCGGGACCATGACTATTTAGCCATACATAAAAATAAGAGACATGAAAACTTTCAAATTCAAAGACCTTGCCGTTACAGTAAATTTTGATCCCAATAAGATAACCCTTTGCAGGATCACAAGTCCTTCCCTCCTCTGCCCGAATCCGACGGTCTTCAACTGCCCCGGCCACTCATTTTGTCACTGGCCTACAATCTGTCCTGCATTTACCTGCGGCGGTTGCAGCGTTATTGCGTGCAGCCATTTGCCTTCATTCATACCTACCGACTTCACGCTCTGGAAAACCGGAACCCCCTATCAGCAAGTGGTTGATGAATTGGAGGAAACGGAACTCAACGAATTCAAGACCAATCTGGCCGAGCTTCAAAGGTATGTCGATGTAAAAATTCAGGATGCGCCGAACCAGCTGGATATGCTTGAAAAGAAGTTGCAGGAAGCCATTGAGGAAGTGCGTGCGCAGCGGGGAAACCGATAAAACAACAGCCTGATGATCAAAGTAAAATTTCTTTTGCACGCAACATTCCGGTCAAATCCGGCATTTGAATTGGTTGAGCAGGGAAATTTAAATCCGCAGGAGCTTCGTGCTCTTGCGGATTTAAACACAGATCCTGAGTTCTTCGGCCTCTTCCGTCGGAAGCATATCGATGCCGCCGGCAGTGCCAAGCTGGCCTATAAAGAAGTGGCATTGCTGTTTTACTTTTTGCAAAATGCGGGTGAATTGCCACATTATTTTAAATCCGGGTATGATGATGATGTGAACCTGACAATGGCCAAACTCGTGCTGGAAGGGATCTTCGAAATCCAGGCTGGTCGGCATTTTTATTCTGGTTTTGCAGCGCACGACTTCCTATATGAAGCGCAGGAAGCAAGTTTGGATCGTCGGCATCCATTGCTGGAAATATCAACTGCGGCGATCCAGTATGCGGTGTTGCTGAAAGAAGCGGATCAGGCTTCGCTGGCAAGCAAACTCTACGCATACAACACAATGCCCCTCTTCTTTCTGCCAGCCAATGCGCTGGGAACATTGGAAGAAGTAGAGGAATTTTTAAGAATTGGAAAAAATAACCGGATGAACAGGGAGCTGCTGGAAAACTGGAACAAGCACGAACCGAATCCCGATTACCGCTGGATCTCATGGAGCCGCAAGCATTCCAGGCGTCGCGATACGAAGCCGCATTCCATCTATAAAATTTACATTAGTCCCGTTTTAGAAGAGCTGCCGGAGGTTTTTGAGAAAACGATCTCTGTCCTGACCAAATCCCAGGCATTCAGTTTCAAAATTGGCATGAACCGCGAGGGGCTGCTCCGGCCCGACAAATTTGTGGCCTACTTCACGGAACTGGGGCACCTGTTAGCAGCCGCCGAAATGCTCGCGCCTGTTTTGAAAAAGCACAAAGCCCAGGGCGTTCCCTTTACCGCTTCGCTGGATGAAACGGAAATGTTGTCCTGGGGAATGGACAGCACAACGGACGAAACTACCAGGAATCGTGAGGGAGGAAGCTGGCGGGCCATTGTGACAGAGAAATTGTCGGCATCCATCACCCTGTCCAAAACAGAAAGGCTGCCCCCCGCTGAAAGTGTTGATTTTGTTCTAAAAAAAATGATGCTGGAAGGAGTCGATACGATGACCTGGACGGCAGCTTAAAAACACAAAACTATGGCTTCCAATCAACTATACATATTACCAGAGGATGTCCAGGTGCTACCCGTAGAAGCATTGCCGGAGCAGGCGCTGGCCAAATTCGAATACGAAGCGGACGACTTTATCGTCACCTATAAACAGGCCAGAAATACAAGCAAAATCATCGATGCATCTTCTGCCTCTCTTTTGCAGGAATTTCGCAAGCCAAAATCCCTGCCGGAAGGTGTCCTCACATATGCGCTGATGAATAACCTGGACGCGCAAAAGATCCTGGAAGGCTCCTATACTTTCCTGGCGAAACTCCGCAATGAAGGCTTTCTGGTTTCTTACGATGATACATTCGGAGCAGGCAACCAATTTTTAAATGCAGGCGACCGCTTTAAAGACTATGAAATCGTATCAAAACTGGACGGCGTGGCGGATACTGAAATTTATAAGATCAAAAGAAATGGTCAGTATTATGCGCTTAAACTGCTCAAAACGAGTAAGAAAACACCCCAGTTACTGGCCAATTTTTACAATGAAATTGACATACTGAACGCACTTGACGGTGCTATCAATCCGGCTCTGGCGGAACACGGAGAACATGGGACTGACCATTATCTGATCATGGAATGGGTTGATGGCGAAACATGTTTGCAAGCTGCCGAGAAATATCATAATCTTCATGACGAATCCAATGCGCTTGCATTGCTCGACATTTGCTGCCGCATTCTCCAGGCTTACACACATCTTCACAGTCAGGGCATTATCCATTCGGATGTGCATCCGGCCAACATTATCGTTGCCGCATCGGGTGAATTGAAAATTATTGATTTTGGGCTTTCCAGGAAGGTTGCAAACGACCAAATTCCCGCTCGGGGCGGCCTGGGTTTCTTTTTTGAACCCGAATATGCACAGGCTGTTCTTGACGCCAAACCTGCCCCGCCTTCGACATTTGCCGGTGAGCAATATGCTTTGGGGGCCTTGCTATACCAGATATTTACGGGCAAGCAGTATCTCAATTTTTCCTATGACAAAAAAACATTGTTCACGCAAATTGTGACCGAAACCCCCGTTCCTTTCAGCAGCCTGGACATTATTATAAACGATAACATTGAGAAAACGATCTTCAAAGCACTTTCCAAGCGTAAAGAGGACCGTTATGAACGCATTGAAGATTTCTATTTAGCCATGATGAAAGTGCAGGAAAGTTTCCCGGATGGATTTGCCGAAGACAAGAAAATGTCGGTGCAGGTCTTCCGGGATTCAATTCTGAAAGATTATGGATTTACTGGAAATCTCGTAAAAACCGGACTGCAACTGGCGCCGAAGAGCTCGGTCAATTTTGGCGCGGCAGGCATTGCGTACATGCTTTTGCGAAAAGCGTTGGTCAATTCCGGCGCCGAAACACTGGCACTTGCGGACGTGTGGAGCGATCGGGCAGCCGGTTACACGCACGATCCCGAGAATGGATTTTACTCAAAAGATATGGATCTCACTCCATCCATTGTCGGGCTTTCCTCTATTTACCATACACCCAGCGGAGTGGATCTGGTTCAGGCGCTGATTAGTCAGGCCGCGGGGGATTACGGGAGTTACTATAATGCTGTCCGCAATTTCTTAGTGCACGCCTCGCAGCCGTGCGAGAACCTGGATCTTACGCTGGGTAAGTCAGCGGCGTTGATTGGTAGTTCGCTTATTTTGGAAAATATGCCTTCCTATGACAGGTTCACAAAAAATGATCTGCTGGCTTTTGGCAAAAATACGATGGAAGAAATATGGTCCGCTATCGATGCCTATGCTGCCATTGGCGAGAAAAACCCGATTAATTATAGGGGAATTGCGCACGGCTGGGCGGGAATTTTTTATGCTACTTTGAAATGGTGTAAAACTTCCGGGCAACATTTACCGGTTCGCTTTTTCGAAAGAGTTGAGCAACTGGTCAGTCTGGGCATTGCAGAAGACGGGCATTTACGCTGGGAAATCTCCAATACCGAACCCGTCTCATGGACCGGCTGGTGTCACGGATCGGCAGGATACACCTTTTTATGGACAGCTTTATTCCACTTCACCTCCCACGAAAATTACCTGGATCTGGCGACGAAAACGGCCAACCACTTTTTGAATGCGGCCCAGCCCGGCATGAATGGCAGCTTATGCTGCGGCAAATCGGGCGAATGTTATGCACTTTTGAGTGTGTATAATGCTACAAAAAACGATTTTTACCTGACTGAGGCCAAGCGCATCGCCAAACAAATGCTTCCCCACATTTATTCAGGGCAAATGAGAAACCATAGTCTGTATAAAGGCAACATCGGCGCAGCAGTTCTTTTCGAGGAGCTCGAACGCCCTGAGTTCGCCCGCATGCCGTTATTTGAATAACGGATTTGCATGCTCCACTCAGGATTGATAAATATTATGGTGACGTCTTTATTGAACCCGCACCAGCTGAACGCCGTATACCGGGCGGCCATTTGCCGTAATGCCTTGTATAACAATCCTTAATGTCCGCACGGTGTCCGAGAGGGGAAAGCGCAGCTGGCTGTTGCCCTGGCTATCGGTTTGAATCATGGGTTTCCAATATAGCACGTCCCGGTCGTCTACGCGGCCGGAAATGGTTGTGTCGGTTGTTTCTATATCGTAGCGCGGCACATAAAATTCCCGCTGCACCGATGGGTAGCCGATGAACTGGACCGGGGTCATTCCCTCTTTCGGTTTTGTGCCTGCCTGCATGGAACGCGCACTTTTGGAGTAGAATGCAATAACCCCGTTACCACCCCTAACGCCGTAAATACCCGTCGAGCCAGCATTTTTCAGCAGTTCAACACGTTCAATATCTCTCGGATTGAAGTTCATCAGCGCATTTCCGTCAGGGTCGTCGATCGGTAAACCGTCTATTAAAAACAAGGGCTGTCCACCGCTGCGGACAGACACAAGGTATCCAGGGGGCGCTGTTATGCCCTCCGCTGCGACAGTGCGGAATACAGTCACGCCCGCAAAGCGCCCTTGAATCATTTCATACAAATTCGGATAATTTGGTGATTTGTCACTAAAAAGGACGGTGGCGTCCGCATTATTATGCAGACTACGCATTTGAATGTCGTCAGGCCTCTCATTGTATTTTTGCGCACGAACTGTTACTTCGTCTAGCTGTTTAGCTGCTTTATCACGGTATAATTCAGTATTTGCTTCCTGACGGCCGCGGGCAGCTTTCAGTTCTGCTTCGAGGTCGGACCAGTTTGGCGGAGCAATTATTTTACCAAATTCCCAACTTTTACCAGGCCATTCCTGAACCAGAACGGCTTCTTTGGAAGACATTTTCCTGAAATTACGCCCGGCAATCTGCACCATCAATGTTGCCGTATCTGCAACGGATAATCCGGGTAGGCGAAAGCGTCCCTGATCGTCGGTGCCTGCGGATCTTACGAACGATTGCCCGGGCTTTGTGGACGCCACGGTAACCTGTGCGCCGGGAATAGGTTGCTGTTTCGGATTCAGAATGCGGCCACTGAACGACACCCCACCGAGTGAATCAGCTTCTGGCGTGCCGCTTACCCGCCGCCAGCCCTGTGTTAATAGC of Dyadobacter chenhuakuii contains these proteins:
- a CDS encoding protein kinase domain-containing protein; protein product: MASNQLYILPEDVQVLPVEALPEQALAKFEYEADDFIVTYKQARNTSKIIDASSASLLQEFRKPKSLPEGVLTYALMNNLDAQKILEGSYTFLAKLRNEGFLVSYDDTFGAGNQFLNAGDRFKDYEIVSKLDGVADTEIYKIKRNGQYYALKLLKTSKKTPQLLANFYNEIDILNALDGAINPALAEHGEHGTDHYLIMEWVDGETCLQAAEKYHNLHDESNALALLDICCRILQAYTHLHSQGIIHSDVHPANIIVAASGELKIIDFGLSRKVANDQIPARGGLGFFFEPEYAQAVLDAKPAPPSTFAGEQYALGALLYQIFTGKQYLNFSYDKKTLFTQIVTETPVPFSSLDIIINDNIEKTIFKALSKRKEDRYERIEDFYLAMMKVQESFPDGFAEDKKMSVQVFRDSILKDYGFTGNLVKTGLQLAPKSSVNFGAAGIAYMLLRKALVNSGAETLALADVWSDRAAGYTHDPENGFYSKDMDLTPSIVGLSSIYHTPSGVDLVQALISQAAGDYGSYYNAVRNFLVHASQPCENLDLTLGKSAALIGSSLILENMPSYDRFTKNDLLAFGKNTMEEIWSAIDAYAAIGEKNPINYRGIAHGWAGIFYATLKWCKTSGQHLPVRFFERVEQLVSLGIAEDGHLRWEISNTEPVSWTGWCHGSAGYTFLWTALFHFTSHENYLDLATKTANHFLNAAQPGMNGSLCCGKSGECYALLSVYNATKNDFYLTEAKRIAKQMLPHIYSGQMRNHSLYKGNIGAAVLFEELERPEFARMPLFE